In a single window of the Cryptococcus neoformans var. neoformans JEC21 chromosome 11 sequence genome:
- a CDS encoding mitochondrion protein, putative: MRPTLPSLINILVPVKRSIDYAVKIRVASDGKGVDTNVKHSMNPFDEIAVEEAIRQRDKSGEKVESITALSIGPPKAADTIRTALAMGADTGIHITTPENTIVEPLSVAHAIKAIIERSEKAGKKFDLVFMGKQAIDDDSGATGGMLAGLLGWGQASFASKVVIEKGGRIEVTREIDGGLEVVESKIPMVVTTDLRLNEPRYASLPNIMKAKKKKIETLKPEDLGLDFTPRLETVSVSEPPKRKGGSKVETVQELVAKMKEAGVL; encoded by the exons ATGCGTCCCACTCTCCCATCTCTTATCAACATTCTTGTCCCCGTCAAGAGGTCCATCGACTATGCTGT CAAAATCCGAGTGGCTTCTGACGGCAAGGGAGTGGACACCAATGTCAAGCACTCTATG AACCCCTTTGACGAAATCG CCGTGGAGGAGGCTATTCGTCAGCGAGACAAGTCTGGCGAGAAGGTCGAATCTATCACTGCCCTTTCCATTGGCCCTCCTAAGGCTGCCGACACCATCCGTACCGCCCTCGCCATGGGTGCTGACACTGGTATTCACATCACCACCCCCGAAAACACTATTGTCGAGCCTCTCTCCGTTGCTCATGCTATCAAGGCCATTATCGAACGCTCAGAAAAAGCTGGAAAGAAATTTGACCTCGTCTTTATGGGTAAGCAGGCAATCGACGATGACAGCGGTGCCACCGGAGGTATGCTTGCTGGTCTGCTTGGATGGGGACAAGCATCTTTCGCTAGCAAGGTTGTGATCGAAAAAGGCGGCAGGATAGAGGTCACAAGGGAAATTGATGGTGGTTTGGAAGTTGTCGAGAGCAAGATTCCTATGGTCGTCACTACTGACCTCCGATTGAACG AGCCTCGGTATGCCTCCTTGCCTAACATCATGAAGgctaagaagaagaagattgaaaCTCTCAAGCCTGAGGACCTCGGTCTTGACTTT ACTCCCCGACTTGAGACTGTTTCCGTTTCTGAACCTCCTAAACGAAAAGGCGGTAGCAAG GTTGAGACTGTCCAGGAGCTTGTCgccaagatgaaggaagcGGGTGTTCTGTAA
- a CDS encoding membrane glycoprotein spo14, putative, which yields MTRTAHHPHPTPSFPVYCLDWADDANLVLGGGGGATRSGIQNKLKLCKVSKDGKYLSYLAELPLSNDEDAPMTMAIDKETKRIVTGINGSSSAVQAGNNDHCRVYSFSDNRIELVGGQKTIEADWSDDYPYQKFTVLSSSSKLLAVGSTDNRVSILHFPSLEPAAPAFSTDSELVDLDWGGPEGEWLCVATTNALLIYLRPSAGTAMTLKQTIYPPSFDIVPAIFRSARFSRNPSTPLNIHAVLNSTKPAKRGAARKAWVCTFGVVAGPSQAKLTEEEKATAKIEEEKGKEKETASDPQEDVGKWDVLIKREVAGKPVTVFDVSSDGRLISYGCSDLSIGILDSKTLAPLLKILHAHSFPPTALKFNPSASLLVSASADNTVRAIVVPAKFGGLSTPMVILLLALLALILALALKR from the exons ATGACCAGGACAGCGCATCACCCTCATccaactccttccttcccagtGTATTGCCTTGACTGGGCTGACGACGCTAATCTGGTACTtggaggtggtggcggAGCAACCCGAAGCGGCATTCAAAACAAGCTG AAACTGTGCAAAGTCtcaaaggatggaaaatACTTGAGTTATTTGGCGGAACTCCCCCTCAGtaatgatgaagatgcgcCCATGACTATGGCCATCGACAAAGAG ACCAAGCGCATAGTCACGGGCATCAATGGTTCTTCGTCGGCCGTTCAGGCTGGAAATAATGACCATTGCAGAGTTTATTCATTCAGTGATAATCG AATTGAGCTCGTCGGAGGGCAGAAAACCATAGAGGCTGATTGGTCCGACGATTATCCGTACCAA AAATTCACTGtcctttcatcctcgtctAAGCTACTCGCGGTTGGAAGCACCGATAATAGGGTGTCAATCCTGCATTTCCCTTCACTTGAACCTGCAGCCCCCGCATTTTCCACGGATTCTGAACTCGTGGATCTTGACTGGGGAGGCCCCGAGGGTGAATGG TTGTGTGTGGCCACGACGAATGCGCTCTTAATTTACCTGCGTCCCTCTGCCGGAACGGCCATGACATTGAAGCAAACGATCTACCCTCCAAGCTTCGACATCGTCCCAGCCATATTCCGTTCGGCCCGTTTTTCCCGTAACCCTTCAACGCCTTTGAACATTCACGCTGTCCTGAACTCTACCAAACCCGCAAAGCGAGGTGCGGCGAGAAAGGCGTGGGTATGCACATTTGGAGTTGTTGCAGGACCGAGTCAGGCGAAATTgaccgaggaggagaaggctaCAGCGAAGatcgaagaggagaaaggaaaggagaaggagacaGCGAGCGATCCTCAGGAGGACGTGGGGAAGTGGGATGTATTGATCAAGAGGGAAGTTGCTGGAAAGCCTGTAACAGTATTCGATGTCAG TTCTGATGGGAGACTTATCTCATATGGATGCTCTGATCTCTCGATCGGGATTCTCGATTCCAAAACGTTGGCG CCCCTTCTCAAGATCCTTCACGCCCACTCATTTCCTCCAACTGCCCTCAAGTTTAATCCTTCGGCTTCCCTTCTTGTGTCTGCGAGTGCCGACAATACTGTTCGCGCCATCGTTGTACCTGCTAAATTTGGTGGAC TATCAACACCTATGGTCATATTGTTGTTGGCGCTTTTGGCGTTGATTTTGGCCCTTGCACTCAAACGGTGA
- a CDS encoding copper ion transporter, putative gives MDHGDHSKHTMPDMDMPACSMNMLWNNQVADTCVVFRSWHISGTWTMILSCFVIIGISVFYSYLLHYIKDYDRHIAAAIYSSTQPGRRDRDGSPAETGLIPPIPTAYGGIEVGALNKIGVTRLPLRLRLMRAGLYAISVAISFWLMLVAMTYNTYLFSSIVVGAFFGHVMYEGEMDIGAVLSGTSGKGLACH, from the exons ATGGACCACGGTGACCACTCGAAACACACTATGCCTGACATGGACATGCCCGCTTGTTCG ATGAACATGCTGTGGAATAACCAAGTAGCAGACACATGCGTTGTCTTCCGCTCATGGCATATCTCGGGTACTTGGACCATGATTCTTTCTTG CTTTGTCATCATTGGCATCTCCGTTTTCTATTcttatcttcttcactaCATCAAAGACTACGATCGTCATATCGCTGCGGCTATCTATTCCTCTACGCAGCCAGGTCGAAGGGACAGAGACGGCAGCCCTGCTGAAACCGGTCTCATACCACCTATTCCGACTGCGTACGGCGGGATTGAAGTAGGCGCTTTGAACAAAATTGGAGT TACCAGATTGCCCCTCAGATTGAGACTGATGAGGGCTGGACTCTATGCCATTTCCGTagccatttccttctgg CTCATGCTCGTCGCCATGACTTACAACACGTATCTCTTCAGCTCCATCGTCGTTGGTGCTTTCTTTGGTCATGTGATGTATGAAGGTGAGATGGATATCGG GGCCGTGCTGTCTGGTACGAGTGGGAAAGGGTTGGCTTGTCACTAA
- a CDS encoding vacuolar acidification-related protein, putative produces MALRLRQAIPGQPSHYSTQNTAGIVVNDAAYIVYPSASNVVLLTPQQKLVETLQFWLALPHRASSSLTGTVQGVLGSSDDGYILAWSSVYIVLWKHQPRKAKAHTDWTVHSTVVASSPVSCMDFRDGTLALGTKKGIEYWRMNPTSEVVVWDRLWEQSLPAPASVRISPASGHLAWFSQNQRSGYILTIDGKGQPVGAAQEIRHPREMQWIGWRNSAPGNDPFLYTITSNSVLRIYSPVLDDPVWFQLLYSLDHRSFNRDAHETPPKTKGKEPQSNPYGVMWVWDAKVLKIVARKELEKVKDGGEIQKVKDGAKILESMETEESDIIAWIGPDGSITLRSIINMDRKPPTLLKSLPLAKSILPSVSNPSHWSPQAQLLYIPSTSPSFTIILPPTHAHNRISSLHVSLAELLSSKSQSISSTSSSSLGEVSHIQLENNISSFVRTPNGRGLLAMADNGEIATWYKQQLNVRPRQWHIAPKSLLGKGHWHSTTPPSQAAMFSKGRGIVFYTNPPDAPPTITLQHLDPGSSAPCESVILPHFSPQDNDEIEMLLAVSDIDDGFDHRGRRTQRAIIMAATRSGEAWVWRVISRMSTSEMQAEQSDEPDEKPAILLVSHYRLPVKSVPRMIIPVDPMGWHQNVIDWETDTPLQDMILTVSEDGDLEFWTPKLGQHLIGKDIEKGFNGDAVPHPDRACEMKGDGHTHEKQGGGEDEPWVRTGVVRTGRKNAIMARCSSRKKTVLICELEDGRNEMTIWDSKVSEFSTGLELTKIYDLGEKVQDLDWTTTSDLQSVLAVGFPHRILLICEQRMSYVERTPGWAPFLTIDMFSYTSIPINDSIWLAGGSLAVGTGNQIYLFSRFLDREDKEEDGEAEDIFQLIAQENGPLWDYHPILLGQCLLWDKANVVKSILLRLVEALKQCEEEGKKRLTFERLDPTEFYTTKAVARRAKTGARKYDGLFASTPTVEEDTQDDFTEKVVIALEERLCGQVHIPIAAADKSFLATVARVTLEVDRQRRSLDISGMRYLISIRMYVNWDRLNNTSGTVTPSSDTELRQMPKPKGASHFSFRNIVWAMHSDSQELLLEAATQCCKNGKMLWEDAKKLGVFLWLKSAETTRSQLEVVARNRFMADDNRDPTSCSLIFFALGKTKVVHGLWRQAPGHKEQNLMLKFLANDFTLDRWKTAAMKNAYALLSKQRYEYAAAFFMLAGQPQDGINVCLRQLNDWQLGLALARVVEGSTDGPIYRRIVSETVLPLAFKGGHRWLGTWAFWMLGRRDLAVRVLISPMVDVANDYSPEKPMRVGNPENDDPSLLLMFQHLKSKSLQTAKGISEVSTKLEFDFVLHNARVFFRMGCHDLALDLLRSWSFERPFFPVRFRRISSIPPTPATVTSMASVAPDLKKEPFITPSHRRRPSFLLSSASGRPHGSLFMDMDVLAESGGSSRVSSPPVNDGGKVTTPPKILNGDIKMEEPTTIVEEKKEPSLSPKAERKIGNLMKDLKQDVQQGGMDFNMDDFF; encoded by the exons aTGGCTCTCCGCCTAAGACAGGCCATCCCAGGCCAACCTTCCCACTATTCCACACAAAACACCGCAGGAATAGTCGTCAATGACGCAGCATACATC GTGTATCCCTCAGCATCAAACGTGGTGCTCCTTACTCCCCAACAGAAACTTGTAGAGACTCTTCAATTTTGGCTTGCGTTACCCCACcgagcttcttcgtctttaACAGGCACAGTCCAGGGTGTTCTTGGTAGCTCTGATGATGGATAT ATACTAGCATGGAGCAGCGTCTATATTGTACTTTGGAAGCACCAGCCTCGGAAAGCAAAGGCCCATACTGATTGGACAGTCCATTCGACCGTCGtcgcttcttcccccgTGTCATGTATGGATTTCCGCGATG GGACCCTTGCGCTCGGAACAAAGAAAGGTATAGAATACTGGCGCATGAACCCTACATCCGAAGTTGTAGTTTGGGACCGACTTTGGGAGCAATCCTTGCCTGCGCCTGCGAGCGTCCGGATTTCTCCTGCTTCAGGGCACCTTGCATGGTTCAGCCAG AACCAAAGGTCAGGGTATATTCTCACTATCGATGGAAAAGGACAACCAGTGGGCGCCGCGCAGGAAATACGACATCCCAGAGAGATGCAGTGGATCGGATGGCGTAATTCCGCTCCAGGAAATGATCCATTCCTTTACACGATTACAAGTAACTCGGTGCTCCGAATCTACTCTCCCGTCCTTGACGATCCTGTATGGTTTCAATTACTCTATTCTCTCGACCACAGATCTTTCAATCGAGATGCTCACGAAACGCCACCCAAAacaaaagggaaagagccCCAGTCGAACCCTTACGGCGTCATGTGGGTTTGGGATGCGAAAGTCCTCAAAATAGTCGCAAGAAAGGAACTGGAGAAGGTCAAGGACGGTGGAGAGATACAAAAAGTGAAAGATGGAGCAAAGATACTGGAGTCCATGGAGACGGAAGAAAGCGATATTATTGCCTGGATTGGTCCTGATGGCAGCATTACATTACGGTCTATTATT aaCATGGACAGAAAACCCCCGACCCTGCTCAAATCTTTGCCTCTGGCAAAATCTATCCTTCCATCCGTTTCAAACCCATCCCATTGGTCACCACAAGCTCAACTGCTCTACATACCCTCCACCTCGCCATCTTTTACTATTATACTCCCTCCAACCCATGCTCATAACCGCATATCATCTCTCCATGTGTCCTTGGCAGAGTTGCTTTCCTCCAAATCTCAAAGTATTTCCtcgacatcctcttcctctcttggCGAGGTATCGCATATTCAGCTCGAGAATAACATCTCTAGCTTTGTCCGTACCCCGAACGGTCGAGGCCTTTTGGCAATGGCAGATAACGGAGAGATTGCGACCTGGTATAAGCAGCAACTCAACGTTCGGCCCCGACAATGGCATATCGCTCCTAAATCTCTTCTTGGTAAAGGGCATTGGCATAGTACAACCCCACCTAGTCAAGCTGCAATGTTTTCAAAGGGACGAGGGATTGTTTTCTACACCAACCCGCCCGATGCCCCTCCGACCATCACTCTCCAGCATCTCGATCCGGGCTCCAGTGCACCTTGCGAGTCTGTCATTTTGCCTCATTTTTCTCCCCAAGATAATGACGAGATTGAAATGCTCTTGGCTGTTTCTGATATTGATGACGGTTTTGATCACCGAGGTCGTCGCACTCAGCGAGCCATTATCATGGCTGCAACAAGGTCGGGTGAAGCTTGGGTATGGCGAGTCATATCGAGGATGTCGACTTCCGAAATGCAAGCAGAACAGAGCGATGAACCCGACGAGAAACCAGCCATCCTACTTGTCTCGCATTACCGTTTGCCGGTGAAGTCTGTACCCAGAATGATTATCCCTGTCGACCCCATGGGCTGGCATCAAAACGTAATCGATTGGGAAACCGATACGCCTCTGCAAGACATGATCCTTACAGTCtctgaagatggtgatCTCGAATTTTGGACTCCAAAATTGGGGCAGCATCTCATCGGTAAAGATATAGAGAAAGGATTCAATGGCGACGCGGTGCCACATCCTGATAGGGCTTGTGAGATGAAGGGAGATGGCCACACGCATGAGAAGCAAGGaggtggggaagatgaaccGTGGGTAAGGACGGGCGTAGTTAGGAcagggaggaagaatgcaATCATGGCTAGATGTAGctcgaggaagaagacagttCTGA TTTGcgagttggaagatgggaggaaTGAGATGACTATTTGGGACTCAAAAGTTAGCGAGTTTTCGACAGGCCTGGAACTAACCAAGATCTACGA TCTCGGCGAGAAGGTTCAGGACCTTGACTGGACTACGACATCCGATCTCCAATCTGTCCTTGCTGTCGGCTTCCCCCATCGAATCCTTCTCATCTGCGAGCAGCGCATGTCCTATGTCGAGCGAACTCCCGGATGGGCACCATTCCTCACTATTGACATGTTTTCATACACGTCAATTCCTATCAACGATTCGATCTGGCTTGCAGGGGGGAGTTTGGCTGTTGGGACAGGTAATCAAATATATCTGTTTAGTCGTTTCCTTGACAgagaagataaagaagaagatggagaggcgGAAGATATATTCCAGCTTATTGCCCAAGAGAATGGGCCCTTGTGGGATTATCACCCTATCCTACTAGGACAATGTCTTCTCTGGG ACAAAGCGAATGTTGTCAAAAGCATTCTGTTGCGATTAGTGGAGGCATTGAAGCAGtgcgaagaggaagggaagaagaggctaaCGTTTGAACGATTGGATCCTACAGAGTTCTACACCACTAAGGCTGTGGCAAGGCGCGCAAAAACG GGTGCGAGAAAGTATGATGGTTTATTTGCCTCGACACCGACTGTGGAGGA GGACACACAGGATGACTTTACAGAGAAGGTCGTTATAGCATTGGAAGAAAGGTTATGCGGCCAGGTTCATATCCCCATTGCTGCGGCTGATAAGTCATTTTTGGCTACTGTTGCTCGAGTCACCCTTGAG GTCGACCGGCAACGAAGATCCCTTGACATATCTGGTATGCGCTACCTCATTTCTATTCGGATGTATGTCAACTGGGATCGCTTGAACAATACATCTGGCACTGTTACTCCCTCCAGCGATACTGAATTGCGACAGATGCCAAAGCCAAAAGGAGCGAGCCACTTCTCTTTCAGAAACATTGTGTGGGCTATGCACAGTGATAGCCAGGAATTGCTACTTGAGGCTGCAACTCAGTGCTGTAAGAATGGCAAGATGCTATGGGAAGATGCGAAAAAACTAGGAGTGTTTTTATGGCTCAAATCAGCGGAGACTACG AGATCGCAACTCGAGGTTGTTGCGAGGAATCGATTTATGGCCGACGACAATCGAGACCCCACATCTTGTTCTTTAATTTTCTTTGCTCTGGGCAAAACGAAAGTTGTCCATGGTCTCTGGCGTCAAGCACCTGGCCATAAGGAGCAGAACCTTATGTTAAAGTTCTTGGCAAACGACTTTACTCTCGACCGATGGAAGACCGCTGCCATGAAGAACGCCTATGCGTTGTTAAGTAAACAACGCTACGAGTATGCGGCTGCATTTTTCATGCTGGCTGGACAACCTCAAGATGGAATCAACGTTTGCTTAAGGCAGCTTAACGACTGGCAACTGGGCTTGGCCCTTGCTAGGGTAGTGGAAGGGAGTACAGATGGGCCGATCTATAGACGAATCGTAAGCGAGACTGTTCTACCGTTGGCATTTAAAGGCGGCCATAGATGGTTAGGAACGTGGGCTTTCTGGATGTTGGGTAGGAGGGATCTGGCTGTGAGGGTGCTCATA TCCCCGATGGTCGACGTCGCAAATGACTACTCTCCAGAGAAACCTATGCGAGTCGGCAATCCGGAAAATGATGACCCCAGCTTGCTCCTGATGTTCCAGCACCTCAAATCCAAATCCCTCCAGACGGCGAAAGGGATTAGCGAGGTTTCCACTAAGTTGGAATTCGACTTTGTTCTGCATAATGCCAGAGTCTTCTTTCGCATGG GTTGCCACGACCTCGCTCTCGATCTTCTACGTTCATGGTCCTTCGAGcgtcccttcttccccgtGCGTTTTCGCCGCATCTCAAGCATCCCTCCTACGCCGGCTACAGTTACCAGCATGGCATCTGTCGCCCCGGACCTCAAAAAAGAACCATTTATCACTCCATCGCACCGTCGTCGCCCCtcgttccttctttctAGCGCCAGTGGACGACCTCATGGCTCTCTATTCATGGATATGGATGTACTAGCAGAGAGTGGGGGAAGCTCAAGGGTTTCATCGCCTCCCGTTAATGACGGTGGCAAAGTCACTACTCCTCCTAAGATACTGAACGGAGACatcaagatggaagaacCGACGACAATTgtagaagagaagaaggagccaAGCTTGTCACCGAAGGCAGAGCGAAAGATTGGAAACTTGATGAAGGACCTGAAGCAGGACGTGCAGCAGGGGGGGATGGACTTTAACATGGATGACTTCTTTTGA
- a CDS encoding GMP synthase (glutamine-hydrolyzing), putative, translating to MATEEIHSLYDTILILDFGSQYSHLITRRCRELNVYCEMLPCTQKISDLSWKPKGVILSGSPYSVYAPDAPHVDPEVFTLGVPILGICYGLQEIARVHGGTVDAHTHREYGYAKIEVVKTGKKEQDALFEGIEMEADGGLQVWMSHGDQLTSLPPNFVTIASTPTSPYTAVAHESKPIYGVQFHPEVSHSPKGKEVIAAFVKNVCSVRDGWSMESFIPKEIARIRQICGEKGQVIGAVSGGVDSTVAAKLMHEAIGDRFHAIMVDNGVLRKDEAKKVHKMLTVDLGVNLTVVDASELFLARLKGVEDPERKRKIIGNTFIEVFEAEAAKLEAAAEKELAEKGGEAKGKIEWLLQGTLYPDVIESISFKGPSATIKTHHNVGGLLEDMKLKLIEPLRELFKDEVRALGRLLNIPEHLVGRHPFPGPGLAIRILGEVTREQIAILQHADDIYIEEVRAAGLYDQISQAFVALLPVKAVGVAGDARTYDQVVAVRAVSTEDFMTADWFVFPPQVLKRISSRITNEVKGVNRVVYDITSKPPGTVEWL from the exons ATGGCAACAGAGGAGATCCATAGCTTGTACGACACCATTCTCATCTTGGATTTTGGATCCCAG TACTCCCACTTGATCACTCGACGATGCCGAGAGCTCAAT GTGTACTGTGAAATGTTGCCTTGCACGCAAAAGATCTCCGACTTGTCCTGGAAGCCCAAGG GTGTCATCCTTTCCGGCTCCCCTTACTCTGTTTACGCCCCGGACGCTCCCCACGTCGACCCTGAAGTCTTCACTCTCGGTGTCCCCATCCTCGGTATCTGCTATGGTCTCCAGGAGATTGCCCGTGTTCACGGAGGCACCGTCGATGCTCACACCCACAGGGAGTACGGTTACGCCAAGATCGAGGTCGTCAAGACtggcaagaaggaacaGGATGCATTGTTCGAGGGTAttgagatggaagcagaCGGTGGCTTGCAA GTCTGGATGTCTCACGGTGACCAACTTacctccctcccccccAACTTTGTCACCATCGCTTCCACCCCTACTTCCCCTTACACTGCCGTCGCCCACGAATCCAAGCCTATTTACGGTGTCCAATTCCACCCCGAGGTCTCTCACTCCCCCAAGGGTAAGGAGGTCATTGCTGCATTTGTGAAGAACGTCTGTAGTGTCAGGGACGGCTGGAGCATGGAGAGCTTTATCCCCAAGGAGATTGCTAGGATTAGGCAAATCTGTGGTGAGAAGGGTCAGGTTATCGGTGCCGTCAGCGGTGGTGTCGATTCTACTGTCGCCGCCAAGTTGATGCACGAGGCCATCGGTGACCG TTTCCACGCTATCATGGTCGACAATGGTGTCCTCCGAAAGGATGAGGCCAAGAAAGTCCACAAGATGCTTACCGTTGACCTCGGCGTCAATCTCACCGTTGTTGACGCTTCCGAACTCTTCCTTGCTCGTCTTAAGGGTGTCGAGGACCCCGAGCGTAAGCGAAAGATCATCGGTAACACCTTTATTGAGGTCTTTGAGGCCGAGGCTGCCAAGCTTGAGGCTGCCGCTGAGAAAGAGCTTGCCGAGAAGGGCGGTGAGGCCAAAGGCAAAATCGAGTGGTTGCTCCAAGGTACCTTGTACCCCGACGTTATCGAAAGTATCTCTTTCAAGGGCCCCAGTGCTACCATCAAGACTCACCACAACGTCGGTGGATTGCTGGAGGACATGAAGTTGAAGTTGATCGAGCCTCTTCGAGAGCTCTTTAAGGACGAAGTCCGTGCCCTTGGTCGTCTCCTAAACATCCCCGAGCATCTTGTCGGCCGACACCCTTTCCCCGGTCCTGGTCTCGCTATTCGAATTCTCGGTGAAGTCACCCGCGAGCAAATCGCCATCCTCCAGCACGCCGACGACATTTACATTGAGGAAGTTCGTGCTGCTGGTTTGTACGACCAAATCTCTCAGGCCTTTGTTGCCCTCTTGCCTGTCAAGGCTGTTGGTGTTGCTGGTGATGCGAGAACATATGACCAGGTTGTTGCTGTCAGGGCCGTCTCTACAGAAGACTTTATGACTGCCGACTGGTTTGTGTTCCCCCCGCAAGTCTTGAAGAGGATCTCCTCTAGAATTACCAACGAG GTCAAGGGTGTTAACAGGGTCGTCTACGACATTACTTCCAAGCCTCCTGGAAC TGTTGAATGGCTCTAA